One genomic segment of Pagrus major chromosome 13, Pma_NU_1.0 includes these proteins:
- the LOC141007175 gene encoding tripartite motif-containing protein 16-like: MAQHVLQLDREKLSCSICLDLLKDPVTIPCGHSYCMSCIKDCWDTEKDKEAHSCPQCRQSFTPRPVLVKNTMLAEFVEELKKVQLQASSPDHSYAGPGDVACDYCTGKKLKAFKSCLVCMLSYCEQHLQPHYSVALLKKHKLVEATLKLQENICSRHDEVMKIFCRTDQQCICYLCSMDDHKGHDTVSAAAERAERQTELGASQQTIQQRIQDREKDVKVLQRRVEAINLSADKAVEDSEKTFTRLIRLIEKRSSDVKQQIRSQQKTEVSRAKDLEEELQQEITELRRKDAELEKLSHTEDHLHFLNNYFSLSRLSEPKDLPSVDIRPLCSFEGVTAAVSEARDKLQAVLSEEWTKISRAVTRVDVLEPRTRTELLKYSCDITLDPNTANTRLSLSGRNRKATLMSVDQVYSAHPHRFVEWCQVLSREGLTGRCYWEVKWSGYVCIAVAYKNISRTGTYTECGFGNNNKSWSLRYNSGGYKFRHNNVATSISGPQSSIGVYLDHSAGTLSYYSVSETITLLHRVQTTFTQPLYAGFWLLGGTGTTAELCELK; encoded by the coding sequence ATGGCGCAGCATGTGCTTCAGCTGGATCGAGAGAAACTGAGCTGTTCAATCTGTCTGGATCttctgaaggatccggtgactattccctgtggGCACAGCTACTGCATGAGCTGTATTAAAGACTGCTGGGACACGGAGAAAGACAAGGAAgcacacagctgccctcagtgcaggcagagcttcacaccgaggcctgtcctggtgaaaaacaccatgttagcagagTTCGTGGAGGAACTGAAGAAAGTACAACTTCAAGCTTCTTCACCTGATCATTCCTATGCTGGACCTGGAGACGTGGCCTGTGACTACTGCACTGGGAAGAAGCTGAAAGCCTTCAAGTCCTGTCTGGTGTGTATGCTTTCATACTGTGAgcaacacctccagcctcactaCAGTGTGGCTctgttaaagaaacacaagctggttgAAGCCACCTTAAAGCttcaggagaacatctgctctcgccatgacgaggtgatgaagattttctgccgcactgatcagcagtgtatctgttatctctgctccatGGATGATCATAAAGGCCATGAcacagtctctgctgcagcagaaagggCTGAGAGGCAGACGGAGCTCGGGGCGAGTCAGCAAACAATCcaacagagaatccaggacagagagaaagacgtcAAGGTGCTTCAGCGGAGGGTGGAGGCTATCAATCTTTCTGCTGACAAAGCTGTGGAGGACAGTGAGAAGACATTCACCAGGTTGATCCGTCTCATtgagaagagaagctctgacgtgaagcagcagatcagatcacagcagaaaactgaagtgagtcggGCTAAAGATcttgaggaggagctgcagcaggagatcactgagctgcggaggaaagacgctgagctggagaagctctcacacacagaagaTCATCTCCATTTCCTGAACAACTACTTCTCACTGTCACGTCTGAGCGAACCTAAAGACTTACCCAGCGTTGATATACGTCCTCTGTGCTCTTTTGAgggtgtgacagcagctgtgtcggAGGCCAGAGATAAACTTCAGGCTGTCCTGAGTGAGGAGTGGACAAAGATCTCACGGGCAGTGACTAGAGTGGATGTTTTAGagcccagaaccagaactgaacTTCTCAAGTAttcttgtgacatcacactggatccaaacacagcaaacacacgtTTGTCATTAAGTGgcaggaacagaaaagcaacattaatgtCAGTAGACCAGGTATATTCAGCTCACCCACACAGATTTGTTGAATGGTGccaggtcctgagtagagagggtctgactggacgttgttactgggaggtgaagTGGAGCGGGTACGTCTGTATAGCAGTTGCATACAAGAACATTAGCAGAACAGGGACATATACTGAATGTGGATTTGGAAATAATAACAAATCCTGGTCATTAAGATATAACAGTGGAGGTTATAAATTCAGACATAATAATGTTGCTACTTCCATCTCAGGCCCTCAGTCCTCAATAGGAGTTTACCTGGATCATAGTGCAGGTACTCTGTCTtactacagcgtctctgaaaccatcactctcctccacagagtccagaccacgttcactcagcctctctatgctggattTTGGCTTCTAGGCGGTACTGGTACCACAGCAGAGTTGTGTGAGCTCAAGTAG